A window of Lacibacter sediminis contains these coding sequences:
- the miaB gene encoding tRNA (N6-isopentenyl adenosine(37)-C2)-methylthiotransferase MiaB yields MMDLMTDTKVHDENRQGEAYAPFANDPNHYKKKFYIESYGCAMNFSDSEIVASILNGAGYGATRDTEEADLVLLNTCSIREKAEQTIRKRLTEFRKAKMRKPGLLVGVLGCMAERLKSNLLEEEKLVDMVVGPDAYRTLPGLIEEAEGGQKAVNVLLSRDETYADISPVRLESNGVSAFISIMRGCNNMCSFCVVPFTRGRERSRDAKSIVAEAQDLFDRGFREVTLLGQNVDSYYFVDEKSNETVSFAMLMERVALVSPLLRVRFSTSHPKDITDEVLHTIAKYENLCNYIHLPVQSGNTRILQLMNRTYTREWYMKKVDRIREIIPDCGLSSDIITGFCSETEEEHQDTLSIMEYSQYDYGYMYFYSERPGTLAAKRYKDDIPEDVKRRRLQEIVDKQYFLSLDSNKRDVGQTYKVLIEGNSKKDESSWMGRSSQNKVIVFPKENYDLKKGDYVMVKVHDCTKGTLLGTISNQ; encoded by the coding sequence TTTGCGAACGATCCCAATCACTACAAAAAGAAGTTTTATATCGAAAGTTATGGCTGCGCAATGAATTTCAGTGATAGTGAAATTGTGGCCAGTATTTTAAACGGTGCAGGTTACGGCGCTACACGTGATACGGAAGAAGCCGACCTGGTTCTGCTCAATACCTGTTCTATTCGTGAGAAAGCAGAACAAACCATCCGCAAGCGTTTAACAGAATTTAGAAAAGCTAAAATGCGCAAACCAGGTTTGCTGGTGGGTGTGTTGGGCTGTATGGCGGAGCGTTTGAAATCAAACTTACTGGAAGAAGAAAAACTGGTCGATATGGTGGTGGGGCCTGATGCCTACCGCACTCTGCCCGGTTTAATTGAAGAAGCTGAAGGGGGGCAGAAAGCAGTGAATGTGTTACTGAGCCGTGATGAAACCTATGCGGATATTTCGCCCGTTCGTTTGGAAAGTAATGGCGTGAGTGCATTCATCTCCATCATGCGTGGCTGTAATAACATGTGCAGTTTTTGCGTGGTTCCTTTTACACGTGGCCGTGAGCGCAGTCGTGATGCAAAATCAATTGTAGCAGAAGCACAAGACTTATTTGACCGTGGTTTCAGAGAAGTAACATTGCTCGGCCAGAATGTGGACAGCTATTATTTTGTGGATGAAAAAAGTAATGAGACGGTTTCATTCGCCATGCTTATGGAAAGAGTGGCATTGGTGTCGCCGCTGTTGCGTGTGCGTTTCTCAACATCACACCCGAAAGATATTACAGATGAGGTGCTGCATACAATAGCTAAATATGAAAATCTCTGCAACTATATACATCTTCCTGTGCAAAGTGGCAACACACGCATCTTACAATTGATGAACAGAACATACACACGTGAATGGTATATGAAGAAAGTGGACCGCATCAGGGAAATTATTCCTGACTGTGGGTTGAGTTCTGATATCATCACAGGTTTCTGTTCCGAAACAGAAGAAGAACACCAGGATACGTTGAGCATTATGGAGTACAGCCAATACGATTATGGGTATATGTATTTTTATAGTGAGCGCCCGGGTACGCTTGCAGCCAAACGATACAAAGATGATATTCCTGAAGATGTGAAAAGAAGACGTTTGCAGGAAATAGTAGATAAACAATATTTTTTATCGCTCGATAGTAACAAAAGAGATGTTGGTCAAACATATAAAGTGCTGATTGAAGGTAACAGTAAGAAAGATGAAAGCAGTTGGATGGGACGCAGTTCACAAAACAAAGTGATCGTATTCCCGAAAGAAAATTATGATTTAAAGAAAGGCGATTACGTAATGG